The following nucleotide sequence is from Juglans microcarpa x Juglans regia isolate MS1-56 chromosome 6D, Jm3101_v1.0, whole genome shotgun sequence.
GCGTACCATTTGCAACATGCAGCTCAAATCAACTCTTTTTCTAGATGTACATACCGTATGATAGAAAGACAGAACCAAtatatgtaaaaacaaaaacccaccCAATAAAAGACAAAATGATCACAACCAAACTAGCCTGTTATGCACGTCAACCAACCTCTTCCATCGCCCCTAAAAAAGCCACCTTCTTTTGCTCTTGCTCTTAAAAGATCACTAAATTGCTGCTTTACAACGCTAGTTGCTGAATATTACTGCCATCCTGTCGAATCTTTGACTCGAAGAAAATCCTTACTGTTGAGTAGATATCGGCAGGTTCAGCCATTGCACCATTGCCAGAATCCCCACATGCCTGCCTCTTAGTGACAGGCGGGATGAGAGAAATCCCGAGTTCATCAATTGACATGAGAAGTCGTTCTGTGAAAGGATTTTTCCACATCATTGTGTTCATGGAAGGTGCAATAAAGAATGGCTTGCTGTAATCCCATGCTCGGACAATGCATGTTAGTAAATTGTCGCACAATCCCCCAGCGATCTACAATAAGAGCAAATCATATGCCTTTAAAACATActaggaaaataataaaaattttgactattcaaataaaataacaaacaaaatacaCAAACAGGCATGCAGAGGGAGTAGAGAAAAGGGCATAACCAGCCATATGTGTCATTCTTAGAGGCAAAAGGATCTCCCTGAGACTTGCATGATCtactactttgatatacatgtaCAAATGTACATGTGTACTTTAGACTATAACCAAGCACAGGTATCAGTCCACccttttttccttaaaaacaaATGTGAATTCGTAAGATACATTCATTGCTAGAAATAAATTGAGACTTGCACTCTCCATTCTCACTTTATAGGCCTCTAACTTATGTTCATATAGTAATTCACGAGGCTGCTTGTTGAACTCAGATGATAGACACTCACCATACAGAATACTCGCATGAGACTTTGTACTAAGCCTATATGCATGCAGTATGGGCCCCAACTATGTAAGGGGAAAACAAGTTCCAAAGTTGATGACATCTCAATTATTAATCGCTGCACTCCTAGACACCCAAAACTAAGCAGAGACAGACAGACATGCATTATTGAAGACTAGTATTTTGCAAGCCTACAAAAAAGGCCTAACAACAGCAACCATTCAAGCTCAGTACTCTAATCAAAAGAATGGAAGAAGCACAAGGTATGGAAACATTTCTCTATCCCATATAAAAAAGTACCTTGATAAGCCTATTGAGCATAAATTTCACTCTCAATACATGCCattatatcattttcttcataGCTTCTTATGTATTCATATTAAACCAATCAGACAAGCAACATAGCTAATTTTCAGTGACAGGCCCAATATGAATAACGTAACCTTGTTGCACTTATAAGCCAAGCAGTTCTATTCCAATGTCCATTCGTCCCCTCAGATTTATGAAGTGCTTCGACTAAGAAAAGAAACCActttcatgcattttcctttcttttaactCTTTTTGTTCAACAACCAAATTGGATAGTAGAGTTACTCAATTTCCAGGTTGTGAAGTAATCAACCGTCTGAGTAAATGTGTGCCATGTCCAATAAAAGTGTTAAATTGTATCTCATTGACAGTAAAAGTTCAAAGAGGGACTGTTTCTCTgaaatttctcaaatatattaCCTTGCCAAGTGTGTTGGCTGACAATGGAGCAATAACCATTATATCAGCCCATCGGCGCAGCTCAATGTGAAGCACATTATCGCCAATTCTATTCCAACTAAACCATTCATCCTCTTCAGTATATAGAATTACATCCTTGGGAAGTGACACCCTATCTATGAAATGCAAAGATGCCTGTGTGGCAACTGCTCTTACTTCTGCCCATTCTGAAAAGCAATGGCAGAGCTTGCCAAACTTTATGGCTGCCACACTTCCACTAGCAGCAAGTAGAATCCGTGGCTTCCTGGGAATAACTTTGACTTGTATTGGAATCCTTTCTCCACGGACAGGTTCTGAGCATGCCATAACCTATTCATAGGAATGCCAACAATATTCTTATCCAAGATTCACGTTGTATCTCAACATATATGCCACAAGCAGATCGACTTGTAACAAAACTTTAACTAGAATtggtaaatatattttgagcacCAGCAGAATTTGCAAAAGTAACTAACAATacatttcaataaaattctttaaaaattagAGCCAAACTGCagagtgaagaaaaaaaattctgtaaCAACCATGCACAGATCAACTGAATATACAAAGCAACAAAAATTGTGCAGTGTGAGCACACATTAAACTGCTATTAATGTAAGCAACAACAAGTAACCTCCTGTTTTAATTGCTCCATGCAGAATAAACATTctttagaacaaaaataaacagCAGGGGGAAAACATAAGGTATTACACTGATTGATTTCGCTTAGGCATTGTTGCTCCAGGGGAGCCATTGGTGCAGAGTTACACGGTGGCAAATAAGAAAAATCTTAgtataaattaagattttaaatgtaaaatcgAGACATAAAGCAAGCTATTGAAATTGAATCAATCACATAGGTACCTCCTCAAGCTAGACATGCTTGTGCCTACAAGAATATCACTCTTATATAAAAGACAGACTcgcacatcaaaacaaaataaaaaaataaacagaaagaaaaagagcGGACAAGAACATAAAAGGTGCATGTTATACTACAAGACAGATTACTTGGTAATCTTACAAGAAATCTCCTCCACTACTATGTTCaaaccaaagaaagaaaaggaaaactgaAGAAAGGCATATTCCAGCTAGATGTAGTTGAGACATGAGTTCCTTTCTCCCACTCCATTATATTGAGAGCCAATTAAGGAGCACAGCTTATCATGAGTTGCAAAACAAAGGGCCAACACTAACCAAAACAAGGGTGAAATGATTAACCATTGTGTCATGGACCGAGACTCACAGACACCTGCTTACTCGCGAACATGCGAAACACTTGGCACCTAAAACTCGTGAAAAAATTACCAATCCAACAACGGCAGTTATAAACTATAATTCTGAAATATGAGAAATCAAAACAATCAAGGAGGGGACTGATGAAACACTAGAAAGCAAAATGATAACCTTTGACTACCCAGAAAAGGTGGGAATAAGACACTGTACACATCAAATACacaaaccgagagagagagagagagactacaAGAGAAGTCCACTCCATAGATAAGGAGTTAAAAAGTATGAAATTGCGAAAATTTGTAGGTTCAGTTGTAACAAAACAATCACATGAATCTAATAAGCACCATGATTAAGCATAATTCAAGCTATCACTACTTATCAGAAAAACAATGCAAGCTATCACGATTAGAAGTCCAAGATATCCCAAGTACCAAATCAATGAATCTATCATTAAGTTGGTTAAAAATACAACATTAGCATACTTACTAAATCAATCATACAAGTTACAGGAACGAGAGAAACCTGACATAATGTCTAGCaaccaatttataaataaagagaaCAGCGCAATGAAGCAGAAACATCAGGTGTGAATCACAAACAACAGGATGGGACATGAAGGAACATGCTAGAGCACCTAAAACATTGATTCAAATAAGAATCTTCAGACACGTCATGCATGGAGAACTACCAACAACGCACGTGTAATAATCAGCATGTAGGAACACTGAAtcgaaaagaaaatgatgctTTGATCACAAAGATAGTACcggatttttatttctattttaagtaATGATTAACAAGTAGTAATCGCACAAACCAAAGTATTTACCACGGGAAATTTAGAATTGTAAGAAAATTAAGCAAGTACAAGTGACAGAAGCAAAAGTAGCATGAAGTAGCTAAGACATCAAATAAAAACCCCAGCCTATATCAACAGCCAGGGCAACACAAACATACATTAACAAAAAGGATACAATTTTTTGTTcgaatacaagaaaaaaattcttgcGGGCTATTGACAATGACACCCCCATCAAGAAACTCTAAAATAACGgtaaatgaaaagaaatcagCATGATCGGTTATCAGAGCATATGTTGACTATGTTGGTAAAGAATGCAAGAAACTTTCAAGAAAATTTAATGGATCTTCTTTTAGCATTCTTTAATATCAAAAGAATTATCTTGGTTTCTTTTCCATGGTATTTCTCAGTAATCAGACAGATAAAAAAACTGAAGGTTCTCTAAAATAAGTGAAAATGTAAAGATTCACTGGCCAATGCAAGGGTCGTATGGATTGAGGGGTAAACAACaactaaatattttgtattttgttcgaATACAATTGAACTTACCTGTACTAGAGAGTTTAAATTCCCAAGTGGTGTGAGTCCTTTTAGGGTTCTTTTCCTACAAACTCAACAAGGTGAAGGGCTAAAGGAACCGTATTTCGGTCAAGGAAACGTTTCTGTTGTCTCCTCCACCAAGTTTCAAGGCTCAAGCCTCCACTGCTCTGTTTCAGGCtcgtatttctttttttccccccaactctctctctctctccctccctctcataCTCACGCATTTATATCTTAATCGGTATTGCCGGGGCGGG
It contains:
- the LOC121235001 gene encoding probable phosphopantothenoylcysteine decarboxylase isoform X2 — encoded protein: MFASKQVMACSEPVRGERIPIQVKVIPRKPRILLAASGSVAAIKFGKLCHCFSEWAEVRAVATQASLHFIDRVSLPKDVILYTEEDEWFSWNRIGDNVLHIELRRWADIMVIAPLSANTLGKIAGGLCDNLLTCIVRAWDYSKPFFIAPSMNTMMWKNPFTERLLMSIDELGISLIPPVTKRQACGDSGNGAMAEPADIYSTVRIFFESKIRQDGSNIQQLAL
- the LOC121235001 gene encoding probable phosphopantothenoylcysteine decarboxylase isoform X3; protein product: MACSEPVRGERIPIQVKVIPRKPRILLAASGSVAAIKFGKLCHCFSEWAEVRAVATQASLHFIDRVSLPKDVILYTEEDEWFSWNRIGDNVLHIELRRWADIMVIAPLSANTLGKIAGGLCDNLLTCIVRAWDYSKPFFIAPSMNTMMWKNPFTERLLMSIDELGISLIPPVTKRQACGDSGNGAMAEPADIYSTVRIFFESKIRQDGSNIQQLAL
- the LOC121235001 gene encoding probable phosphopantothenoylcysteine decarboxylase isoform X1, which translates into the protein MVNHFTLVLVMACSEPVRGERIPIQVKVIPRKPRILLAASGSVAAIKFGKLCHCFSEWAEVRAVATQASLHFIDRVSLPKDVILYTEEDEWFSWNRIGDNVLHIELRRWADIMVIAPLSANTLGKIAGGLCDNLLTCIVRAWDYSKPFFIAPSMNTMMWKNPFTERLLMSIDELGISLIPPVTKRQACGDSGNGAMAEPADIYSTVRIFFESKIRQDGSNIQQLAL